A stretch of the Danio rerio strain Tuebingen ecotype United States chromosome 18, GRCz12tu, whole genome shotgun sequence genome encodes the following:
- the LOC110438081 gene encoding CUB and zona pellucida-like domain-containing protein 1, translated as MTPTTTMITSKAPTILPLSKIPLQFSLQVDSLAPSCVEGQYLPLFFYPTPQHGELLQTRVNHQFEFRVKAVASFSRIIDVIISGPLNSTKTKTTTGEYVINWTPTQENYGQHFPFCFIAEGQYMSDIYQSEMRCIVAEVISEGPVVHVTCSANSMSVTIVRSSIQNLRGDQLRLIDPSCQLYSNSTDVYASTPLNGCGTTLEETDNELIFKNKVTTFDNPQDVTSRINLELEIMCAYQKTNNIRQEFGINKSPIRISDKSFGTMNYHFEFYPSNSFQNMTDPSAYPLEYNVGDMIYMKIEPDYPVPNTELFLESCMATPYDTPSYPVSYPIITNGCNMDESVQVLSSHTPYVEFEMAAFKFTGFQDQVFISCSIVICQADIPNTRCSQGCLNSTVAPPSHNINKREAPIETDSYFISQGPLRLKRSPSQVTVNLGLNVNLAAVAGSLLAITAVICVVILYTSRIRNPPLLSHDF; from the exons ATGACTCCTACAACTACCATGATAACATCCAAAGCACCAACTATTTTACCACTGAGCAAAATTCCTCTTCAGTTTTCTCTTCAAG TTGACAGTCTAGCACCATCTTGTGTTGAGGGTCAATATCTGCCACTGTTCTTCTACCCAACACCTCAACATGGAGAACTCTTGCAGACTCGTGTAAATCATCAGTTTGAGTTCAGAGTGAAGGCTGTTGCATCTTTTTCAAG AATTATTGATGTCATCATTAGTGGACCATTAAACAGCACAAAGACCAAAACTACCACTGGGGAATATGTGATTAACTGGACACCAACTCAAGAAAACTATGGTCAACACTTTCCATTTTGCTTCATTGCAGAAGGACAATACAT GTCTGATATTTACCAGTCTGAGATGAGGTGCATTGTTGCAGAGGTCATTAGTGAAG GACCTGTGGTACATGTAACCTGCTCAGCAAACTCAATGTCAGTCACAATAGTGAGGTCTTCCATCCAAAACCTCAGGGGTGACCAACTGAGACTGATAGATCCGTCTTGTCAGCTTTACTCCAACAGTACTGATGTGTACGCCAGCACACCTCTTAATGGATGTGGCACTACGTTAGAG GAGACAGACAACGAACTCATCTTTAAGAATAAAGTCACCACATTTGATAATCCCCAGGACGTTACATCCAGAATAAACCTAGAACTTGAAATTATGTGCGCGTACCAAAAAACTAACAACATCAGACAGGAGTTTGGTATTAACAAGTCTCCAATCAGAATCTCGGATAAAAGTTTTGGCACAATGAACTATCACTTTGAGTTTTACCCATCTAACAGTTTCCAAAACATGACGGATCCAAGTGCCTACCCTCTTGAGTATAATGTGGGAGATATGATCTACATGAAGATTGAGCCTGACTATCCAGTCCCAAACACTGAGCTGTTTCTTGAGTCCTGTATGGCTACGCCTTATGATACTCCTTCTTACCCAGTCTCCTATCCCATCATCACCAATGG ATGCAACATGGATGAATCGGTTCAGGTTTTATCAAGTCACACACCATACGTTGAGTTTGAAATGGCGGCCTTCAAATTCACTGGGTTTCAAGACCAG GTGTTCATCAGCTGCTCCATTGTCATATGTCAGGCAGACATTCCCAACACTCGCTGCTCTCAGGGCTGCCTCAACAGCACCGTCGCCCCACCTTCACACAACATTAACAAAAGAGAAGCCCCCATTGAGACCGACAGTTACTTCATCTCTCAGGGACCCCTACGGCTGAAGAGGAGCCCATCAC AGGTGACTGTGAATCTGGGATTGAATGTAAACCTTGCTGCTGTTGCTGGGTCTCTGCTGGCCATTACTGCTGTGATTTGCGTTGTGATCCTCTACACATCCAGGATCAGAAATCCACCCTTGCTATCACACGACTTTTGA